The following is a genomic window from Mya arenaria isolate MELC-2E11 chromosome 4, ASM2691426v1.
acacacacaaaggCCAATAAGTCTGGATTAAATTATTTTCGAGTCATGCTCctgtttgactgaaaaaaaagACGAGCGTTTGCGTTCGGTCCGGATTTCTTTCAAAACCAATCACGGCCATGTCAGTCTTTCTAAAAATTCCAAAATTATTTCCTGAAAATTAAATCACTTGCATGCGATGGCGGCGTTCGCGAGCTTCCAATATATACGAGTCTGATTACTACACATTCTACACAAATCATCGGGTTCATTTGAATCAAATCGTGGAATCACTGATTCGGTCATTagaataaacaaattatgtaaataagaTATCGTCGTAAAGAACCCTTAATTCTATATACGCCTCATTGAGTAAAGCAATCTTTAAGTTTGGTTGTATTACAGGCGtgattaaatacaaaatatcatgaCATCTTAACGTTTGACTTTTATGTATGTCTGGTTTTTGGGTGGTTTCAGAAATCGGTAAAAAACTTAACTAGGTTGATAAAGTTATTAGGCAGAAAACATCCCTACATTCGCCCTCTGTGTTTAAATACCACCTTCATTTATAAATACGCGCTGACTAAGCTGTGCAATTTggttaatgctgcactctcccgaattgaacgttttgacaacttttttattattatttttttttgtcttggaactggccaatttttgcgaagatccatggaaaccagtcatataagactgctgacaaataattagatcgcagatttttatctaaaagttaaaaaaaattgaggttttatgcatttttattaaactgttaataacggtttaagccataaaacattaattttgaaaaatcaacgatctgattttttgtcagcagtcttgtatcattggtttgcagatatttgcataaatttgctctttccaagacaaaaaaataaaagttgtaaaaatgatatatatgtggGAGTGCAACTTTTAAGAATccatatttgtttgaaaaaggtttattttcTCAGTCTTATCATACAGCAGATATTATCTATGTATCCCTATGTGTATTTGTGAATATATGATTTATACCCagatattaaatgtataaactagGTTTCGAAGtttaataatttagaaattaattgcatttttccAGGTGCAGAGCATATATCAAAGCTGGGAAAGACACAAAAATTATAGTGCCGGTTGATGGGGGACTATGCCAGTTGAGCTTTAAATGATACTATGCAAACAGTTCACAATGTCATGATTTATTCAGTAAAGTGTTTTACATGCAAACAAAGTAcaaataagtatatatacatcaatgtgTTGTCAATTcatggataaaaaaatataatactaaaaacatttcattatagtgtatttttttaaaatttcaaaatgtctcTGCATGCCGCTTAAAAATAGAGATGTGTTTAATTTGACTTTGTTTTTCTGAAGGATGTCTTTAATCAAGGATAACCAATCAGCAATTACTAATTCGCCAGGTCTAAGATGTCTGCACACTGTGAGGCTATGACCATGTCCCTGTCACTCTTACTCCCTTTATCCACATCCGACAGAAATGTTATAGCACCAGAAGGTGAAACGCAAGACATTTTAAGTTTCTTGATTTTTGCATAAAGAATACAAATTCCCTTACTCCGCAAAATCACCAGGAAAAGACTAAAGAAACTTCTTTTTTGGGGAAACAGTCAATGATAGTTCGGACATTTTCAAACGATTTAAATGAAGTTGGTGGTtctgtcattttatacaagttctCAATGCATGTTATCACAATTCTGGAGACCGAACTTACACTgagtagcatttatgacgtaatttatcacgtggtgtaCAAACACTGAGGTTGCAGACGATGGAAAAAATAGTAGTGTTCCGAACATCTCATTGTTTCTTACAAAATGTCTATAAGGCATGCTATTTTGAAcagttgaaatgttttacttcTTCCACGACGGTTTTTCAGCAGATAAATGGAATATATGCCTTATGGATGGTCTTTCGATTTCACAGGTTTTATAAGTCAGCAACTATTTCATGTTCTCTTCAGAATAATTACCACTACTCTACTTTCCGCACCATTATCATGTAGCCGTCGTCATCAAACTGGTCATTTGCATCAGATCTGATGTTCCCCATGTGCTGTTGAAAGTTACAATCTAAAGTATATTACCGCCATCGGTATCTCCGAGATCATCATAAGTAACGTTTTCAAATCTCATTCCCGGACCATCATTATCATGAACTCTTCTGGTATTACATGGCATCGGTAAACCTTCCTCGGGTGGTAATTCATTCTGCAAATTCGGCCGGggactgaaaaaaaacacaatgtcaACATGATTTTGTAATAACAGACCAGAATAGAGCTGAACAAACTTAGTTCGTATTAATCAGTtcacacaataaaacaatgatataagtcaaaGATGACCCATGATCATTGATTAATTGAATATCCTGCATATATACATGACGAtcggttatataaaatgaatgaaagcctgaacaaataaaagataaagCATTCGAGcagttcataaaaaataaatatcaaaattattttagctATATTCTTATAAGATGTCTTATGTATGTTCGAGTCCGTAACGGTATtgatacagaacagaacagaacagttctgttctgttctggtgTTAATACACATGTGTCAATCAATATATTGACAGAATTGTTCTAACCCCAAGTGAACTTTTTTCATTGACCATTTTAAAGCAGTTACTCCCGACATTTACTGACAGCGGTATTGTGTTAATAAAGTCATTCGgtgctcctcggccatttttatccaaaacaacctcggatgtatgccggtacatcagttgaagtagttcgtaaatttttgaattaatacattaattaaatatagtgttttagagttgtatttattgattaaagttaaaattgattgccagtgaagtgaattattgcaaacataattaagattccaaaaggtaaagtcataaagtttaactgctaaataaaattactacgcgatctacttgcagcggacttaaacgtaccgctttttttgggtatgtaaaccgtccaaatacatccgaggttgttttcgataaaaatggccgagaagctCCGAATGTTAATAGAATATGTGGCTTGATGCAATATTGTTGTAGCTCAATATCAAAATAGAAGGCATTACAACAGTCTTGTACTTGGCCCTcgttatatctatatatttcttatatttttttaaaaatttagaGTCCTACCTTTCTCTATTGGCCGGTTGTTGTCGAGGCGAAAGACAGAGTTTACCTATTgggtaaaaataaacattaattgcttaatgctgcactctcacataatgaccttttttacaaatttttgaattttttccTTGGActgaatcattgttttgcaTACATGTCTGGATTGCAGTGACATAAGATGGCTGATTCAAGATAAGATCGCAGGTTTCATTGTTATGGTCGGAATTTTGATGTCTTATGGTTAAAATCGTTAataaagctttaagaaaattgaaaatttcGGCCGTGTTCTTTTGTGAGTTTTCTAGTACTATGACTGAATTAAATGCATTGATTAATTCAGCTGATTCTGcgactaaaatttaaaaaaagatatgtcaaaactgtaaatatgtgagagtgcagctttaaaaccacatgtttaaataaatatggtaTGATCATTGTCAGTATAACTAAAACTGTGCTTTTCTGTGGAAGTATACGAAAAGCAATTTAACCAGGGCGAGGAATCACGTGAgctaaaggggttctcacatgggtcaccacgggtcacaaccgatgtaagtTAACAGTTAAGTGacattaataactttaaaattacaatacctaattcctaaataaataatattttttcacaaattcgGTATTGTAATTTTTGGTTtcgaattataagatttttttttaattaaaaaaaaaatgatgagtTTGAAAACCCGGTGCCAGTGTGTCACATGTAGGATATACCTTTCCGCTTGCAATATATCAGTCCAACAAGTCCACAAACGAAAAAAATGACAGTGACGGCCGTcgaaattataataatattcacGCTCTCGTCGGTTTTTGGCTCATCTGcagacacaaaaaataaaaataaatttttagcATTGGTTTTAAAACGCAACAATATCTCTGCTGGAAAGTaaaaggtgttgtttttttacttttaatcatattaaaaactgattttaagGTAATACAACTTACTATTAAACAAAACACTAGTTTAAAATATTCTTCGTCGACTTTGATTTTGTAGCAGTcccttaaacaatttaattatatagaggatttttactgttttatcGTCATTCTAAATgctaagaaattattttaaaatttggaaCGAAAATATTCcgataaaaaaaagaaaagatgttttagaatttgacaaaaaaatgagtgataaaaatactttttctcTAACAGATATCGGACAAGTagcaatattat
Proteins encoded in this region:
- the LOC128232493 gene encoding uncharacterized protein LOC128232493 produces the protein MAYYYYGPGEFDKCDGNRVLIACSKDEPKTDESVNIIIISTAVTVIFFVCGLVGLIYCKRKGKLCLSPRQQPANRESPRPNLQNELPPEEGLPMPCNTRRVHDNDGPGMRFENVTYDDLGDTDGGNIL